The Methanoregula boonei 6A8 genome has a window encoding:
- a CDS encoding PAS domain S-box protein, with amino-acid sequence MGTKADPTPFDQRLFLIFIVTFASMTAFEFIGQYLYPYEPDWRSNLIISLFASGLAVMLAYFLLSPYYENVSILAEEIKNRHRVERDLREREERLRRTFDQSPVGAALCSPDLRFIRVNNALCTISGYTPEELLTLSIPAITVQKESADLAGCAEALMCGRADLDERDLHLVKKNGDRIWVRLSVSLVRDVEGAPLYFIPMFVDIHDRKLAEDALQKTNRKLSILSSVTRHDIKNQLTGLGVYLQMVRNEVPDNPILQGYISKLVACSEAIDRQIEFTRYYEELGTANAGWFDVYQGILDQAIQLPLEGVMLDPGKKGIYIFTDPLIGKVYYNLIENSIRHGVNVKTIIFDAHETNNGLVIRYTDDGIGIPDAEKEKIFLKGYGKNTGLGLFLIREILATTGISIAETGMTGKGAQFEILVPRGEYRLSPK; translated from the coding sequence ATGGGGACCAAAGCCGATCCAACTCCATTCGATCAGAGGCTCTTTCTTATCTTCATTGTCACGTTTGCCTCGATGACGGCATTCGAGTTTATCGGCCAGTACCTCTATCCGTACGAGCCGGACTGGCGCTCGAACCTGATTATCAGCCTCTTTGCAAGTGGACTTGCGGTGATGCTTGCATACTTCCTCCTCAGCCCGTACTATGAGAATGTCAGTATCCTTGCAGAAGAAATAAAGAACCGGCACAGGGTGGAACGGGACCTGCGGGAGCGTGAGGAGCGCCTCCGACGGACTTTTGACCAGTCACCAGTAGGAGCCGCACTCTGTTCTCCCGATCTCCGGTTCATACGGGTAAATAATGCCCTCTGCACAATTTCGGGATATACCCCGGAAGAGCTCCTTACCCTGTCGATCCCTGCCATAACGGTTCAAAAAGAAAGTGCAGATCTTGCCGGTTGCGCTGAGGCCCTTATGTGTGGCAGGGCTGATCTCGATGAGCGCGACCTGCATCTGGTAAAAAAGAATGGCGACAGGATATGGGTGCGTCTTTCGGTCAGTCTTGTCCGGGATGTGGAAGGTGCTCCACTCTATTTCATCCCGATGTTTGTGGACATTCATGACCGCAAACTTGCGGAGGACGCTCTCCAGAAGACCAACAGGAAACTCTCGATACTCTCCTCCGTCACCCGCCATGACATAAAAAACCAGCTTACCGGCCTTGGCGTTTATCTGCAAATGGTAAGAAACGAGGTCCCGGACAACCCCATCCTGCAGGGATACATCAGCAAACTGGTGGCCTGCAGTGAAGCCATCGACCGCCAGATCGAGTTCACGCGCTATTACGAGGAACTGGGGACAGCAAATGCAGGATGGTTCGATGTATACCAGGGGATACTTGACCAGGCTATCCAGCTCCCCCTCGAGGGAGTCATGCTTGACCCGGGGAAAAAAGGTATCTATATTTTCACCGACCCGCTGATAGGCAAGGTCTATTACAACCTCATCGAGAACTCCATCAGGCATGGCGTGAATGTGAAAACGATCATCTTTGATGCACATGAGACAAATAACGGCCTTGTGATCCGGTACACTGATGATGGCATCGGGATCCCGGACGCGGAGAAAGAAAAGATTTTCCTCAAGGGATATGGGAAAAACACCGGCCTTGGCCTTTTTCTGATCCGCGAGATCCTCGCAACTACCGGAATAAGCATTGCCGAGACAGGCATGACCGGGAAGGGTGCACAATTCGAGATTCTTGTCCCCCGGGGGGAATACCGGTTATCCCCGAAGTAA